A portion of the Candidatus Neomarinimicrobiota bacterium genome contains these proteins:
- a CDS encoding beta-lactamase family protein, translating into MNARLLILGVILAIFVVLFNLLAPITENEVTFQEGIFDQAIVSKIEANSRIYPDKTEISLAVILGDSVQYLGIHKEGHSLVSIKNEDKLFEIGSTSKVFLATLLTICLEQGYLELDDPIQEHLPIELSEYELAGQAVLIQHLANHTSGIHALPEGLIKDYEYEISDEDEIAIVSKYLSQNCTYDFKPGSSYAYSNLGMSLLCMIVCDKLGGDFESLVDYHIGRQIGLENTVVNLSPAQRQQMVVGYNEMGAVAPLIISDLYVCSGSLKSSTRDMVKFVKANMDDLAPFVWSHDKTYEIDEDYDVALGWHYSKMHAERVYYHHGGTMGYSSGIAFEKDNKVGIVVLTNISALLNDRPDITKLMYDLFGQIEQKIAQANT; encoded by the coding sequence ATGAATGCCAGACTATTAATCCTTGGCGTTATTCTAGCCATCTTTGTTGTATTATTCAATCTGTTGGCTCCGATAACTGAAAATGAAGTAACCTTCCAAGAAGGGATCTTTGATCAGGCTATTGTAAGCAAAATTGAGGCAAATAGTCGAATATACCCTGACAAAACCGAAATCTCATTGGCCGTCATCCTTGGGGATAGTGTCCAATATCTAGGTATACACAAGGAAGGTCATTCTTTGGTATCAATCAAAAATGAGGATAAGCTTTTTGAGATCGGATCAACAAGTAAAGTCTTTCTTGCAACGCTTCTGACAATATGTCTGGAGCAAGGCTATTTGGAGCTGGACGATCCTATCCAAGAACATTTGCCCATTGAACTCAGTGAGTATGAGCTCGCCGGACAAGCAGTTCTGATTCAACACTTAGCTAATCATACATCGGGCATTCATGCATTACCAGAAGGATTGATAAAGGATTATGAGTATGAAATTTCAGATGAAGATGAAATAGCTATTGTAAGTAAATACTTGAGTCAAAATTGCACCTATGATTTCAAACCTGGCTCAAGCTATGCATACTCCAATTTGGGCATGTCACTTCTCTGCATGATCGTTTGTGATAAACTTGGGGGTGACTTTGAATCATTGGTCGACTACCATATTGGCAGGCAAATAGGTCTGGAAAACACTGTCGTTAATTTATCACCTGCTCAAAGGCAGCAAATGGTTGTAGGTTATAATGAAATGGGAGCGGTTGCTCCATTGATTATTAGTGACTTGTATGTGTGCTCAGGGAGTTTGAAATCATCCACCAGGGATATGGTGAAATTTGTTAAAGCAAATATGGATGATCTAGCACCTTTTGTTTGGTCCCATGATAAAACATATGAGATTGACGAAGATTATGACGTTGCTCTAGGTTGGCACTATTCAAAAATGCATGCTGAGAGAGTCTATTATCATCACGGTGGTACCATGGGGTATTCAAGTGGAATTGCTTTCGAGAAAGATAATAAGGTTGGAATTGTTGTCCTGACAAATATTTCTGCTCTGTTGAATGATAGGCCAGATATCACAAAGCTGATGTATGATCTATTTGGTCAAATAGAGCAAAAAATAGCGCAGGCGAACACATAA